The Neoarius graeffei isolate fNeoGra1 chromosome 10, fNeoGra1.pri, whole genome shotgun sequence genome has a segment encoding these proteins:
- the mpnd gene encoding MPN domain-containing protein encodes MGSEPPSSPQLADEGVDEDDDELSGGEEAELRVSSGRGSVLTRRGITLRVLLKDGLVEPGDAVLSIHYLGKNFVGDLLTDGKIRWVETGQIFNSPSAWATHCKRLVNPAKKSGCGWASVRYRGQKLAQYKTSWLRKYQPSADMSLASEGEDDEMGDDEDEDGKTTIPTDERNRKSRPEFHDVSVVHRRGDRERIPVRYCTLGTRDIARDPHTLVELSAFSAINRFQPFNVAVSSNVLLLMDFHCHLTSSEVVGYLGGRWDTTTQLLTVLRAFPCRTRLADRDAAPAVEEEICQNLFMRGLSLVGWYHSHPRGPALPSLQDIDSQMDHQLRLQGSSNGFQPCLGIICGPYYHGNQGVASTITPFWVVPPPEQRPNDYGIPVAVEVTYVQDNFLTTDVLNEMMMLVEFYRAAPDLVNFNQMWCSDTSILEKMKASLSGHAPKDQAYSQILEHVYNQLRNMQ; translated from the exons ATGG GTTCTGAGCCACCATCGTCTCCTCAGCTGGCGGATGAAGGAgtggatgaggatgatgatgagctGAGTGGAGGAGAAGAAGCCGAGCTCCGAGTGTCGTCTGGACGAGGATCGGTGCTGACTCGGAGAGGAATCACACTACGCGTGCTGCTTAAAGATGGCCTGGTGGAGCCGGGAGACGCCGTCCTGTCCATACACTACCTG GGGAAGAACTTTGTGGGTGACCTGCTGACCGATGGGAAGATCCGTTGGGTGGAAACGGGGCAGATCTTCAACTCCCCGAGCGCCTGGGCCACACACTGCAAGCGCCTGGTGAATCCTGCAAAGAAGTCGGGCTGCGGCTGGGCGTCGGTGCGCTACCGCGGTCAGAAACTCGCCCAATACAAAACCAGTTGGCTGCGTAAATACCAGCCCAGTGCGGACATG AGCCTGGCCAGTGAAGGAGAGGACGACGAGATGGGAGACGATGAAGATGAGGACGGGAAGACGACTATTCCAACAGACGAAAGAAACAGGAAGTCCAGACCAGAGTTCCACG ATGTTAGTGTGGTGCACAggagaggagacagagagagaatccCTGTCAGATACTGCACACTGGGAACCAGAGACATCGCCAG AGATCCTCACACACTGGTGGAGCTGTCAGCTTTCTCCGCCATCAACCGCTTCCAGCCGTTTAACGTCGCCGTCTCCAGCAACGTCCTGCTGCTCATG gacTTTCACTGTCACTTGACCTCGAGTGAGGTGGTGGGATACCTCGGAGGCCGATGGGACACTACAACACAGC TGCTGACAGTGTTGCGAGCGTTCCCATGTCGCACGCGATTGGCCGACAGAGACGCCGCACCTGCTGTGGAGGAAGAG atcTGTCAGAACCTGTTCATGAGAGGGCTCTCATTGGTAGGCTGGTACCACAGTCACCCTCGAGGCCCCGCCCTCCCATCACTGCAGGACATTGATTCGCAGATGGACCACCAGCTCCGCCTCCAGGGCAGCAGTAACGGATTTCAGCCCTGCCTGGGCATCATCTGTG GACCTTATTACCATGGCAACCAGGGAGTGGCGTCGACCATCACGCCGTTCTGGGTGGTTCCTCCTCCAGAA caaagGCCGAATGATTACGGTATCCCAGTGGCAGTTGAAGTCACATACGTGCAGGACAACTTCCTCACTACAGACGTCCTCAATGAAATG ATGATGCTGGTGGAGTTTTATCGAGCAGCTCCAGACCTGGTCAATTTTAATCAGATGTGGTGTTCTGATACATCGATCCTGGAGAAAATGAAG GCGTCCCTGAGTGGCCACGCCCCCAAAGACCAGGCCTACTCCCAAATCCTGGAGCACGTCTACAACCAGCTGCGCAACATGCAGTGA